The genomic interval GAGGAGTTTGGCGCCAGCCTCCAGGTCACCTACATGTGGATGTATGAAACCTTTGACGAGAGACAGCAGAAACTGGCGGCGTTTGCCTCAGACCCGGCCTGGCAGCGGCAAGTGGCGGAAGAGACGGAGCGGGAAGGCGCCATTGTCGCCCAAGTCCACAACACGATGCTGTTATCGACCCCTTACTCGCCTGACCCCCAGATCAAGACCAAGGTCCAGGAGTGGCGCATTTACGACGCAGTGCCAGGCCGCCTGCCCGACCTCCACAACCGCTTCGCCAACCATACCCTGGGTCTGTTTGAGAAGCACGGCATACAGAATATCGGCTACTGGACCGAGGTCGTTGGCACCAGCAATCGGCTGGTCTACATGCTCGGTTACCCCAGCCTGGGCGACCGGGAACAGAGCTGGAAGGCATTCATGAAGGATCCTGACTGGCAGCGGGCACGGGCCGCGTCGGAGGAAAACGGCCCGTTGGTGGCGAAGGTCTCCAACAAAATCCTGCGGCCGACTGCCTACTCGTTCAGCAGCTGAGGTCTCGGGCGGGCGGGTGTCGGTGCGCCGGGCTTGGCGACGCCTACTTGCCGCGCTGCATCAGCCGGCTGAAGCTGAACAGCTCCAGCGACAGGTCGTGGTTATAGCGCGACCTGCTCACGCTTGAGACGGTAGTGCGCTCGGTCCGGTGATCGATCCACGAGCGGCCGAGCAGAATCGGCACCTCGACATTGGGGTTGTCCTGGGCGTAGCGCGGGTGGCCGTAGCTGTACAGCAGGGTTCGCCAGTGCTCGCCCTCGGTGTCAAACATGAACGCGTACAGCGGGGCCGAGGTCTGCTGGTCCACGTACAGCACCCGGCGGCTGTAGGGATGCTGGGGACTGCGCGGCAGGGTTTCCAGCACATACACCTGGCGCAGCTCCCAGGGGTCGGTCGGATAGCCCCCACCGCTTCCCCCGAAGCGCGCCGTCCGACCCCGTACAAAGCCTGGCACCAGGGCCAGCTGGCGGGTCACCAGGCGCCAGTCGAAGGTCGGGATCTGTTCGCCGACCACATCCTCGGCAATCATGGTAAAGCCCAGGGCCGAGGCTTCGGGGTTGTGGCCGACGGCTCTGAACTGGCCGCTGTTGGGCGCGGTCATCCACTGGCCGATGGGACGCCGGTCGGTCTGGTAGCGATGGCGCAAAAAGCCCATGCCGCGGCCGGCCGGGGCCGAGGTCTGGTCAAAAGGAAAGCTGAGCAGCTGCACATACTCTTTGGCCACAATCCCGCCGTTTTGCCAGTCCGCGACGTTATACTCCTGCCTGGCCCGGTACATGCCGAAGGCTTGGGCCGAGTGGCTGGAAAAGGTGTACTGGGTCTGGCTCTGGCTGTCGCGCGACACCGTTTCGGTCCACTGCTCAATACGGTCGGCGCTATCTCGGTAGCGGATGTTCCAGGCAGCTTTGAGCCCGGCCTGGGGGTCGGTCTCACTCAGCGCGGCAAAGGGCAGCCCGGCCCGATAGGCTGCAAGCTCGGCACCGTCGTCCCCGAGTCGGACCTGATCGCCAGCGCCCAGGGTAGCCACGATATAGGCGGCGCTGGGCGGCAGGTCGGTCGTCTCCTGGACCACGATGGAGAAATCGCCGTTGCCAAGATGGCGCAGGAGTTGGGGCGGGAGCAGACCCTGGGCCGCCTGCCAGTTGTCGGCCGAGATGCGCAGCCCCGGAGTGATTGTCCCGGTCAGCGGGGTGCCGCGCCGGTAGGGGTAAAAGCCGTCCAGCACCCGACCCCGAAAAGCCACATCGCCGTGTCCGCTGCCGTGCCTGTCGGCCAGACCGCGGGCGATCAACAGCTCACGCTCGATCTGCTGCTGGGACAGGCCGAATTCGGTGCGCAGACGCTCGCGCGTGGCCGGGGCCAGGCGATTATAACGCGTGAGGCTCTCCTCGTACTCGACGACCGCCTCGGGGTGGCGACCCTGTTTGAGATGGGTCTGGGCGGTGTTGTAGGTGTTGAACGCCAGCAGAAAATCGTTCATGCCCAGCACGCCGGCCCGCGGTTGGGTGGGCGACGGCGCACTGCACGCCCACAGCGCGGCGGCGCTCAGCACGGCCAGGGTGCGGAAAAGACTGGTAGAGCGCATAGCAGCCTCCCTGCGTGTGGCTCTATCCCCGTCTCGGCGCGGCTGTCAAGCGCTACGTGGCATCCTTGGGGCTGAAACCCGGAACGCTGGCCCGACCCGGTTTAGTCGGCGTCAAGCTTCTCGGCCAGCCAGACCTTGCTCAGCGACTGGTAGGGGACATCCCGCTTGTTGGCCGCAACCTTATCGGAGCCTACGCTAAAGAAGAAGCCGATAAGTGGAGCGCCGAATACAACGAAGCCATGTCAGGGGTTCCGACGGAGAGTGATAACTGATGCCGACCCTCCACTGGCTGACCCGGGACGAAACCCTCCGCCCCGCCTCTCGCGCGTCGTATCGGCTGTTGGGCGAAGCGTCTGCCTTAACGGTTGGGCACTCGAAAGTCGCCGGACAGTTGTGCTTCACCGTTCCGCGTCGTATGTTCTTGCCATGATTCGGTCGTGGCGTAACGCCACCAGTCGCAAAGTCTGGGAAGGCGCACGGCCAAACCGGTTTCGCAGCCTGGATTTCGATATGGCGATCGATCTGCTGCTGGCGCTGCATGCTGCCGGAACGCTTCAAGACCTGAGTCCCCTCAAGAGTGTCGGGTTACACAAGCTTAAAGGCGAACGCAAAGGACAATGGGCTATGACTATGAACGGTCCCTGGCGGATCTGCTTCGAGTTCCGTAAGGGGGACGCCTTCAGTGTCGAGCTTGTTGATTATCACAGAGGATAGAACAATGCCCCCTGTTTCACACCCAGGCAGACTGCTGAAGCGTGAGCTTGAGGCACGCAGCCTGAGCGCCAATCGGTTGGCGCTCGCTCTCGGCGTGCCCTCCGGCCGCATCACTGACATCTTGAACGGTCGCCGGTCGATAACCGCCGAGACCGCGGTCCGGCTTGGCCGCTATTTTGGTAACCGGCCTCATTTCTGGCTCGAACTCCAGAGCCAATACGACATTGCCTTGGTCGAACGAGACCGTGGAGCAGAAATAGCCAAGCAGGTGCGACCCGCCAGCGCTTGAGCCCATCAGAGGACTCGGAGGCGAAGGACCGCCAGGCCGGGAGATTCTGCATTGAGGCTGCCGCCTGTTCCCTCTCCCCTTGGGGGAGAGGGCTAGGGAGAGGGGTAATTTCCAGATAAGCCCCGTAGCCAGTAATCTACGATGAATCTTTTTCCCATTTTTCAGTACGGCCTTGTCGGCACGTTTGTCGTGTTACTGGGGACTTTCCTGTTGGTCATGCTCTCCGAAAGTGTAGAAGGCTATGCTTCTCCGCTTTTCGGCCTGGACGCGAAAAACGACACGCTGACATTTCTCGGCATCGGCCTGGGCGGCGTGCTGCTCGCCCTGCAAGCCCTGATGTCCTACAGACGCGCCAAGGCGCTGGAGGACACCGCGAACACGCAAGCCGCCGCTGCCAAGGCCCAAGCGGACGCTACAAGAGAGCAGGCCAAAGCCAACCACAACACCGAGCAGGGGCAACGGCAGGAACGCCTGAAAAACGCCATTGAGCATCTTGGGCACGCATCGGACTCGGTGCGCTTGGGCGGAGCCTACGAACTGTTCCATCTGGCAGACGATACGGAAGAGTTACAGCAGCGGCAGCCGATGCTAGACATTCTTTGTGTCCACCTCCGTCAGACGACGGGCAAAGACGAGTATCGGAAAAAGCATCCGTCGAAACCTTCCGAAGAAATTCAGAGTCTGCTGACCTTCCTGTTCGTGCAGGAGCACGAAGTCTTCAAAGGACTCCGTATTAACTTGCAGGGAAGCCATCTGAATGGGGCTGATCTCACTCAAGCTCGTTTAGAAAAAGCTGACCTGACCGGAGCCTATCTACGGGGAGCTAATTTCAGTTGGGCTTGGATGCAAGAAGCTGTTCTCGCCAAGGCGCACCTTCAGAGCCCTGACTTCCGCGAAGCACGACTTCAGCTAGCACGTCTCGACTGGACAAAAATGCAAGGGACTAACCTGCACGGGACCTGGATGCAAGGTGCCTCCCTGGTCCAGGCAGAATTACAGGGAGCTTATTTGAGCGGAGCAAGGTTACAATTAGCCAATCTTGGGTCCGCACGGTTGCAAGCAGCGTCCCTAGACCAAGTGCAGTTCCAAGAGGCCAGTCTTGATGGGGCGACGTGGAGTGCCACGGACAGCAATGCTTCTTCATTTGAAGATCGTATGAGGAGGGGAATATGGCGCGTCAACCTATACCGCCGCCTACAGGACGACCCGTATCAGCGCGACCCATATGAGGCTATTTTTGCAGGTGGATTGAAGCAGGAAGACCTGGATTCCCTTGTCGAGGGTCTCCCTGATGAAAGAGTAAAGGAGTTCCGAGGGAAGTTGAAACCACACGTGGGTAAACCAGCGAGTCACGAACTACCGGGCGGGTTTACCGGAGCCTACACCGCCCAAGAAGCCGAACAATGGATAGCCGAATACGACGAAGCCATGTCAGAGGCCGGGAGTGTTGCGCCTTAGCCCCCCTGAGAAGGGGGGTTGGGGGGTTCGTAGCTTGGCAGGCAAACCCCCTCAATCCCCCTTCTCAGGGGGAAGGTAAGAGAGAGAGTAACTGATGCCGACCCTGC from Desulfurellaceae bacterium carries:
- a CDS encoding pentapeptide repeat-containing protein — translated: MNLFPIFQYGLVGTFVVLLGTFLLVMLSESVEGYASPLFGLDAKNDTLTFLGIGLGGVLLALQALMSYRRAKALEDTANTQAAAAKAQADATREQAKANHNTEQGQRQERLKNAIEHLGHASDSVRLGGAYELFHLADDTEELQQRQPMLDILCVHLRQTTGKDEYRKKHPSKPSEEIQSLLTFLFVQEHEVFKGLRINLQGSHLNGADLTQARLEKADLTGAYLRGANFSWAWMQEAVLAKAHLQSPDFREARLQLARLDWTKMQGTNLHGTWMQGASLVQAELQGAYLSGARLQLANLGSARLQAASLDQVQFQEASLDGATWSATDSNASSFEDRMRRGIWRVNLYRRLQDDPYQRDPYEAIFAGGLKQEDLDSLVEGLPDERVKEFRGKLKPHVGKPASHELPGGFTGAYTAQEAEQWIAEYDEAMSEAGSVAP
- a CDS encoding HigA family addiction module antidote protein, with product MPPVSHPGRLLKRELEARSLSANRLALALGVPSGRITDILNGRRSITAETAVRLGRYFGNRPHFWLELQSQYDIALVERDRGAEIAKQVRPASA
- a CDS encoding type II toxin-antitoxin system RelE/ParE family toxin codes for the protein MAIDLLLALHAAGTLQDLSPLKSVGLHKLKGERKGQWAMTMNGPWRICFEFRKGDAFSVELVDYHRG
- a CDS encoding DUF1329 domain-containing protein — its product is MRSTSLFRTLAVLSAAALWACSAPSPTQPRAGVLGMNDFLLAFNTYNTAQTHLKQGRHPEAVVEYEESLTRYNRLAPATRERLRTEFGLSQQQIERELLIARGLADRHGSGHGDVAFRGRVLDGFYPYRRGTPLTGTITPGLRISADNWQAAQGLLPPQLLRHLGNGDFSIVVQETTDLPPSAAYIVATLGAGDQVRLGDDGAELAAYRAGLPFAALSETDPQAGLKAAWNIRYRDSADRIEQWTETVSRDSQSQTQYTFSSHSAQAFGMYRARQEYNVADWQNGGIVAKEYVQLLSFPFDQTSAPAGRGMGFLRHRYQTDRRPIGQWMTAPNSGQFRAVGHNPEASALGFTMIAEDVVGEQIPTFDWRLVTRQLALVPGFVRGRTARFGGSGGGYPTDPWELRQVYVLETLPRSPQHPYSRRVLYVDQQTSAPLYAFMFDTEGEHWRTLLYSYGHPRYAQDNPNVEVPILLGRSWIDHRTERTTVSSVSRSRYNHDLSLELFSFSRLMQRGK
- a CDS encoding NIPSNAP family protein, with amino-acid sequence HKHGLGVLGFWTEEFGASLQVTYMWMYETFDERQQKLAAFASDPAWQRQVAEETEREGAIVAQVHNTMLLSTPYSPDPQIKTKVQEWRIYDAVPGRLPDLHNRFANHTLGLFEKHGIQNIGYWTEVVGTSNRLVYMLGYPSLGDREQSWKAFMKDPDWQRARAASEENGPLVAKVSNKILRPTAYSFSS